Below is a genomic region from Nocardioides panacis.
TCCGAACAGGAACGGCGGGATCTCGAGGTAGAAGACCGGCGCCTTCGCGTCCGTGATCGCGGCGCCCAGCCGCTCGTACGTCGCGGGGTCGGTGAAGTCGCCACCGACGTACGACAGCCGCTCGGCGAACCGGTCGAAGACGACCTTGTCGAGGATCTCGCCGGTCTGCTCGATCGACGTCCTGGCCCGCTCGACGAGCTGGTCACGGGTCCAGTCGTCCGCCGCCACCCCGACGATCGGGCAGCTCAGCAGCCCGCGTTTCTCCAAGCGGTACAGGGATCGGAAGGTCATCACCCGCGCGAGGTCGCCCGTGATGCCGAACACCACGAGCACGTCCGCGGGTCGCGTCGCGCGGCCGGTGGCTGTCGCTGTCATGCCCTCCACCGTGCCCGGGCAGCCACGCCGATTGCCTCGCCCGGGGTGGATGATTCGCCGGGTCGGCGACGCCTCGGGCGGTCAGAGGTCGACGGCGCGCGGATGCCGCGGCTCGTACATCCCGACCTCGCCGCCCCCGGGCAGGCGGAAGCGGGTGAGCCGTCCCCACCGCTCCTCGGAGACGTCCTGGGTGAACTCGACGCCTTTGGCGCGAAGGTCCCGCATCGTCGACTCGACGTCGTCGCACATGAGGTACAGCTCGTGCCCGGACGGGCCGTCGGAGGGATGCACGGCGAGCTCCGCGGGAGGCAGCTCGAAGATCAGCCACCCACCGCCGGCGTCCAGGTGAGGCAGCTCCAGGACCTCGGCGAAGAAGGCCCGGTCCGCCTCCGGATCGCGACTGGACACGATGACATGGCTGCCGATGATCATCTGTCGAGGCTACGCGGCAGGGCGGGAAGCCTCGACCGTTGGTGCCGGCGCGGGGAGACTGGCCCCATGAGCTTCGACGTCGACGCGATGATGCGGCTGTGGTCCGAACCGCTGCCCGACTCCGACGAGGAGGCCGCGGCTGCCTTCCGCGCGCTCTACACCGACCCCGTGGTCGTCAACGGCGCGGCGCTGGGGGTCGCCGACCTCGTCGCCCGTGCGCGGGCCGTTCAGCGGACGTTCGAACGTCGCGACGACGAGGTCCTGGAGGTGGTCCGGGACGCCGACCGGGTCGCGGTGGCGTTCCGCATGTCCGGACGGCAGGTCGGTCCTCTCGCCACCACGCTGGGGCCGCTGCCGCCCTCGGGGGAGCACGTCGAGCTGCGGGTGATCGACATCCTCACCCTGACCGACGAGCGGGTGAGCACGATCTGGATGGTGGCCGACGAGCTCGGGACCCTGGTCGCCGCGGATGCCGTCGCCTGGAAGTAGCGGGTCGGTGGCGCGCGACCGTCGAGGGCGCCCGAGGAGCCGGACGGGTGTCGGAGGCGGAACCTAGGATCCCGGCCATGGACGTCCTCGACTGGCTTCTCGACGGTGACCCGGCTATCCGCTGGCAGGTGCTGCGCGACCTCGTCGACGCGCCGGCCGACCAGGTCGCCGCCGAGCGCGCCCGGGTCGAGACCGAGGGGTGGGGGGCCCGGTTGCTCGCCCTGCGCGACCGCGACGGTCAGTGGGACGGCGGCGCGTGCTTCCCGGGGCGCATCGCCGACGACTGGCGGGCCGGCATCGA
It encodes:
- a CDS encoding VOC family protein, with the protein product MIIGSHVIVSSRDPEADRAFFAEVLELPHLDAGGGWLIFELPPAELAVHPSDGPSGHELYLMCDDVESTMRDLRAKGVEFTQDVSEERWGRLTRFRLPGGGEVGMYEPRHPRAVDL
- a CDS encoding ester cyclase — protein: MSFDVDAMMRLWSEPLPDSDEEAAAAFRALYTDPVVVNGAALGVADLVARARAVQRTFERRDDEVLEVVRDADRVAVAFRMSGRQVGPLATTLGPLPPSGEHVELRVIDILTLTDERVSTIWMVADELGTLVAADAVAWK